A stretch of Acropora palmata chromosome 9, jaAcrPala1.3, whole genome shotgun sequence DNA encodes these proteins:
- the LOC141893048 gene encoding uncharacterized protein LOC141893048 has protein sequence MVQCFAPDCKHASESHTCRFFGFPSEKKKKSEYLRWIKLLRRADKVPGLHSRVCSCHFRDGLKENGPEIFKRNEKTLFAPDDYSHKRAAKKSRKSTQETKETEEQIVQKYPENQSQQDSEEQPEIRKPVEQLVLEAELEKKTRELESYKERMAYVTNHYSASRLSEDVIRMETGLPTKEVFNIVVLYALRFKDSLNYYYGWCVNMISFEDQIFITLMKARQNYTNLHLAQLFSCSTATISNIVTTFTHVLHYILFHDIMTTMPTRFKNDICAPSSFSQFSCCRVVIDCTDVEIATPKLMSHQSVTYSSYRGMNSFKVLIGVAPNAVITFVSKLYPGSISDKAIVQKSGFLDQLSTGDLVLADKGFLIQDIVPNGVSVNIPPFLNNGTFTESEARATKAIAKCRIHVERANARLKDYKILSFIPSYLRCHADILVQLCCALVNLQFPLIKEVTADTNFD, from the exons ATGGTTCAATGCTTCGCACCGGACTGTAAACATGCTTCCGAAAGCCACACATGCCGTTTTTTCGGCTTTCCAagcgaaaaaaagaagaagtcaGAGTACTTGCGTTGGATTAAGCTGTTGAG GCGAGCTGATAAAGTTCCTGGACTACATTCTAGAGTTTGTAGCTGCCACTTTAGAGatggattgaaagaaaacggTCCTGAAATCtttaaaagaaacgaaaagacATTGTTCGCTCCCGACGACTACTCACATAAGAGAGCTGCGAAGAAAAGCCGAAAAAGCactcaagaaacaaaagagactGAGGAACAAATTGTGCAAAAATACCCTGAAAATCAAAGTCAACAAGACAGTGAGGAACAACCAGAAATTAGGAAACCTGTAGAGCAACTTGTGTTGGAAGCGGAGTTGGAAAAGAAGACAAGAGAGCTGGAAAGTTATAAAGAGAGGATGGCTTACGTAACCAATCACTACAGTGCCTCAAGACTGAGTGAAGATGTCATAAGAATGGAAACAGGACTTCCTACCAAAGAGGTTTTCAACATTGTTGTACTTTATGCTTTAAGGTTTAAGGATTctcttaattattattatggttgGTGTGTGAATATGATTAGCTTTGAGGATCAGATATTTATCACTTTAATGAAAGCCAGACAGAATTATACAAATTTGCACCTAGCTCAACTCTTTTCATGTAGTACAGCTACCATTTCTAACATTGTTACTACATTTACTCATGTTTTGCACTAtattctttttcatgatataaTGACAACTATGCCCACTAGGTTTAAGAATGACATCTGTGCTCCATCTTCATTTTCACAGTTTAGTTGCTGTAGAGTAGTCATTGACTGCACTGATGTTGAAATTGCTACTCCAAAGTTGATGAGCCACCAAAGTGTTACCTATTCTAGTTATAGAGGGATGAattcttttaaagttttaataGGAGTTGCCCCAAATGCAGTTATTACTTTTGTAAGTAAGCTTTATCCTGGGTCTATCTCAGACAAGGCTATTGTACAGAAATCAGGATTCCTAGATCAGCTATCAACAGGTGACTTAGTTCTTGCAGATAAAGGTTTCCTCATCCAAGATATAGTACCGAATGGTGTTTCTGTCAACATTCcaccttttttaaataatggTACATTCACTGAGAGTGAAGCACGGGCGACAAAAGCAATTGCTAAATGTCGCATCCATGTAGAGAGAGCAAATGCAAGGCTTAAAGACtacaaaattttaagttttataCCTTCTTATCTTAGATGCCATGCAGATATTCTTGTTCAGTTATGCTGTGCACTAGTTAACCTGCAGTTCCCTCTTATAAAAGAAGTCACAGCTGACacaaattttgattga
- the LOC141891639 gene encoding uncharacterized protein LOC141891639 produces MFTFNNRDYLCTVDYFSDYFEIDELHKAKTGASVIGKLKKRFATHGIPDTFHSDNGPPFNSNEFSVFASMYEFEHITSSPEYPQSNGKVENAVKTSKNLMKKAATTNSDYQLALLDWRNTPTEGMKSSPAQRMFGRRTRTLLPTSKELLEPQLVRDVRERKLQRKEVQTRYFNRNVKELPSLTEGDVVRMKPHASDGKQRWTKAEVQQQVDVRSYAVKTEDGRLFRRNRRHLRQSKEPFVTKDAESPVTNCPPTEVYTESSLSSAQNSTGDPMPLRSKQTGQGLPIIRPASSSAECQKNSAVTRSGRSVCPPSYLKDYVQT; encoded by the coding sequence ATGTTCACATTCAACAACCGCGACTACCTGTGTACAGTCGACTACTTCTCAGATTATTTTGAGATCGATGAGCTGCACAAGGCAAAAACAGGGGCTTCGGTGATTGGAAAGTTGAAGAAACGCTTTGCCACGCATGGAATTCCGGATACTTTCCACAGTGACAATGGTCCACCGTTTAATTCAAACGAATTCTCAGTTTTTGCCTCAATGTATGAGTTTGAACACATTACCAGTTCACCCGAGTACCCCCAAAGCAACGGCAAAGTTGAAAATGCAGTAAAGACGTCCAAGAATCTGATGAAGAAAGCTGCCACTACCAATTCTGATTATCAGCTTGCCCTGCTTGACTGGCGGAATACCCCGACTGAAGGTATGAAGAGCTCACCTGCCCAGCGGATGTTCGGAAGGCGTACCAGAACACTGTTGCCGACTTCAAAAGAACTCCTGGAACCCCAGCTAGTGAGAGATGTCAGAGAGAGAAAACTGCAAAGGAAAGAAGTTCAGACACGTTATTTCAATCGAAATGTTAAAGAACTTCCAAGTCTCACTGAGGGTGATGTTGTACGCATGAAGCCGCATGCCTCAGATGGAAAGCAGAGATGGACCAAGGCCGAAGTCCAACAACAAGTGGATGTCAGATCCTATGCTGTTAAAACGGAAGACGGCAGACTGTTCCGAAGGAACCGTAGACATCTCCGACAGTCGAAAGAACCATTTGTAACTAAAGATGCTGAAAGTCCAGTTACAAATTGTCCACCAACTGAAGTCTACACAGAATCGTCACTATCATCAGCACAGAACAGCACAGGAGACCCAATGCCATTGCGCAGTAAGCAAACAGGTCAAGGACTACCAATTATCAGACCAGCGTCATCATCAGCTGAGTGTCAGAAGAACAGTGCAGTTACTCGTAGTGGACGCTCCGTTTGTCCTCCTAGCTACTTGAAAGACTATGTTCAGacctag